ACCCACGCACTATTTCCTTTCCATGCTATCCATCTCTGACCTAGGGTTGTCCTTGTCTTTCTCACCCATCACTTTGGGACTGTTCCTGTTTGGTGTCCATGGAATTCATGCAGCTACATGCTTTGCCCAGGAATTCTTTATCCATCTATTCACAGTCATTGAAGCCTCTGTGCTATTGGTAATGGCATTTGACCAGTATGTGGCTATGCACCACCCTCTTAGATACAGCACAATCTTAACCAGCTCCCAAGTCATCAAAACAGGGGTCTTGCTGACTTCCAAGAATATTATGCTGATTCTTCCACTGCCCTTTTTGTTGCAAAGGCTGACATACTGTCATCAAAACCTGCTCTTACACTCCTACTGTCTCCACCAGGGTGTCATGAAGGTGGCCTGCTCTGACAACAGAGTCAATGTTGTCTATGGACTCTGTGCTACCCTTTCTAGTATTTTGGATTTGCTGTTTATTACTTTCTCCTACATGATGATCTTAAAGACAGTACTGGGCATTGCAACCCCCAGAGAGCAGCCTAAGGCCCTCAACACCCACATATCTCatatctgtgctgtgcttatcTTCTGCGTGCCCGTGCTGAGTGCGGCCATGCTCCACCAATTTGCCAGTGGTGTGTCTCCTATGATCCACATTCTCATGGCTGATGTTTTCCTACTGGTGCCTCTCCTGATGAATCCCATTGTGTCCTGTGTGAAAACTCATCAAATCCGCAAAAAGGTTATGGGGAAATTTTGTTCAAAAAGAAGTTTATCAATGcaataataaaaggaataaacTTATAAgtggtaaataaataaactgaatgtATAGCCAGGGGAAATCATGATCTAGAGGAATGGTCTTGTGTTTTATGGTTAGAACTCATAGAGTAAATGGCTTTAATACTGAGTATGCTTAGTACCCTCAGTGTCCCTGAGATCTTGAGAAAATTACTTCCATTCTTTTTCTCAGATTGAACATCTAAAAATTCAAGACTTCAGTGATGACTGAAAGCCTCTActtcttgaattttaaaatgcatgccAAT
This portion of the Bos taurus isolate L1 Dominette 01449 registration number 42190680 breed Hereford chromosome 15, ARS-UCD2.0, whole genome shotgun sequence genome encodes:
- the OR51A3 gene encoding olfactory receptor family 51 subfamily A member 3; this translates as MAPLNDTNIEVLRFFLIGIPGLEKSHFWISIPFSSVYFLSLLGNFTILFFIKTEPSLHEPTHYFLSMLSISDLGLSLSFSPITLGLFLFGVHGIHAATCFAQEFFIHLFTVIEASVLLVMAFDQYVAMHHPLRYSTILTSSQVIKTGVLLTSKNIMLILPLPFLLQRLTYCHQNLLLHSYCLHQGVMKVACSDNRVNVVYGLCATLSSILDLLFITFSYMMILKTVLGIATPREQPKALNTHISHICAVLIFCVPVLSAAMLHQFASGVSPMIHILMADVFLLVPLLMNPIVSCVKTHQIRKKVMGKFCSKRSLSMQ